A stretch of DNA from Mycolicibacterium celeriflavum:
CCTTCGGCTCGAATACGGCCGGCTCGATCAGCCGATTCCCGTTGGCGCACAAGGCGGTTCGCTGCACGTGGAGCTCAACCACAGCGATCCGACGGTGCTGCCCGCGGGCTTCCGGACCGAGAGCAACGATGCACGGATCCTGACCGTCGCGGCCAACCTCGCCGCCGAAGGTAAGCATGTCACGCTGGTCAGCAAGGACATCCCGCTGCGGGTGAAGGCCGGTGCGGTCGGGTTGTCGGCCGACGAATACCACGCCCAGGACGTCATCACGTCCGGCTGGACCGGAATGGCAGAGGTCGAGGTCGGCGTCGACGACATCGATGCGCTGTTCGCCGACGGCGAGACGGATCTGGAGTCGGCTCGAAACCTTCCCTGCCACACCGGAATTCGACTGCTCGGTGGAACCTCGCACGCGCTGGGCCGGGTGACGCCGGAGAAGCGGGTGCAGTTGGTGCGCGGGGACCGGGAGGCGTTCGGGCTGCGCGGCCGTTCCGCCGAACAACGGGTGGCGTTGGACCTGCTGCTCGACGAATCCGTCGGCATCGTCTCGCTCGGCGGCAAGGCGGGCACCGGAAAATCGGCGCTGGCGCTGTGCGCAGGGCTGGAGGCCGTGCTCGAGCGCCGCACCCAGCGCAAGGTCGTGGTGTTCCGTCCGCTGTACGCGGTCGGCGGGCAGGACCTCGGCTACCTGCCCGGCAGCGAGAGCGAGAAGATGGGCCCGTGGGCGCAGGCGGTCTTCGACACGCTCGAGGGATTGGCCAGCCCCGCGGTGCTCGAGGAGGTGCTGGCGCGCGGCATGCTCGAGGTGTTGCCGTTGACGCACATCCGGGGCCGCTCGCTGCACGACTCGTTCGTGATCGTCGACGAGGCGCAGTCGCTGGAGCGCAACGTGTTGCTGACCGTGCTCTCGCGACTGGGCGCCGGGTCGCGCGTCGTGCTCACCCACGATGTCGCCCAGCGCGACAATCTGCGCGTCGGCCGGCACGACGGCGTCGCCGCGGTGATCGAAAAGCTCAAGGGCCACCCGCTGTTCGCCCACATCACGCTGCTGCGCAGCGAACGCTCGCCGATCGCCGCGCTGGTGACCGAGATGCTGGAGGAGATCAGCCCCGGCGCCCTGCCGTGATGGTGATTTCGGTGCGCTACCAGTCGTTCAGCGATCGGTAGCGCGCCCAAACCCCTGGCGGTGGAGGCTGCTGCGGGCCAGATACCACCCGGCGGCCGCCGCCCCGCCCAGCGCCACGACCCGATCGGCGCGGTCGCCACGCGGCAGGTCGAGCAGCGACACCAGGCCCAGCACCGCGAACCCGGTGCGCAGGGCGGGCTGGCTGGTGGCCGTCGTGACCAGCGCGGTGTTCTTGTCGGTCAGGGCCGCGGAAGCTTCGTCGAGACGCACCGGTCCTCCTGTCGATCGGGTGACGGGGCAGCCCTTTGACGGTAAATCTTTCGGCGCCACAGGGGAATAGGGAATTTCCCTATGCCCCGGCGGTTGTTTCGGGCGCCTGCGGCCTGCCGAGGTGACGGCCCAGCTCGGCCCGCGACCGGATGCCGAGCTTGCGGTAGATGCGGGCGAGGTTGGCCTCGACTGTCTTGGGGCTGATGAACAGCGCGGCCGCGACGTCGCGGTTCTTCATTCCCGAAGCGGCGAGCTCGGCGACCCGCTGCTCGGACGGCGTCAACTCGCCGGTGCCGTGTCGTCCCACGCTCGCGAGAGAAAGCTCGGCACGCGTCCGGGCGGCCCACAGCGGGATGTTCAGGCGCTCGAAGATCTCCGCTGCTTCCTGCAGGTGCGCCGATGCCGACTCCTTTCTGCGCTGACGACGCTCCAGCCGGCCCAGGGTCAGCAACGTCCGCCCGCGCTCGAAGGGCATCGGCAGCTCCTCGTGTGCGGTCATCGCCTGACGCGCGGCGTCGTGGGCGCCGTCGAGGTCGCCGCGGGCGGCCAGCAGCATGGCGCGCGACCGCGCGCCCACCGCGAGCATCCACTGGCGGTCGAGCCTGCGGCCGTTGTTCTCCAGCGCTGCGATGAGTGGCTCGGCCTCGGTGAGGCGGTCCAGTTGGACGAGCGCCTCGATGGCGTCCGGCAGAAAAGCGGCATTGGGTAGTTCGGTCGGCGTCTTCTCCGGATCGAACTCCGACAGCATCGGCTGCAGCGCGTCCACCGCGGCTCGGTAGTTGCCCAGCGACACCTCGAGGAAGCCCAGGGCGGCCAGTACCCGCTCCGCCAGCCGGAACGCCCCGGTGCGCCTGGCACATTCGAGGGCATCGTCGATCGCCTGACGCGCGGCGTCCTCCTGGCCGGCGAACGCGGTCAGCTGCGCGCGCAGGCTTTGGGTCAGGAACTGTGGGGTGTCGCCGCCGATCTGCCGCGCTTTCTCCAGCGCATGCTCGGCGACCAGGTTGGCCCAGACGAAGTCGCCCCGCCAGATCGCGTTCATCACCACATGTTGGGAGACGAACACGTGCTCGCCCTCTTCGCCCTTCTCCAGGCAGCGGGCGCGGATCTTGTCCAGCTCCTCGCGCGCCTCGTCGAGCCGGCCGGTCCATTCCAGCAGCAGCGCGTGCTGCACGGCGGGTCGGAACACCAACGGCGTATACGCCTCCGGGTCCTCCAGCTCCACCGCCCGCCGCAGCAACTCGTCGTCGTAACCCTGGCCCGCGGCGAACCGCATCACGGCCAGCATCCCGAGCGCCATGCCGAGCAGGTGCGGGTTGTCGACGCCCTCGGCACACGCGACCGCCTCCTCGGCGGTGGCGACACCCTTCTGCAAGTCATTGCCGTGAAACAGCGTGTAAGCCAACGTGATCAGCGTCTGTACCCGCAGCGCGCGGTTGTCGTGGTCTTCGTCGAGCGCGTCGCACAACAGGCGGGTGCCTTCGATGAAGCCGTCCCCGTACAGCCGCACGACAGCCAGGCGGCTCAACGCCTCCGCGCGCAGCGCGCCGGACGGCAGGCGCTCGATCGCCTCCTCGAGCACCGCAGCCGCCCGTTCGGAATTCCCCGCGTCGAAGTGGTGCAGCGCCGATCGCAGCCGCCGTTCGGGGGTGTCGCCGCCGAGCCCGATCGCCAGGTCCATCAGTTCGGCCGCCGCCGCAGGCGCTCCGCGCACCCGCGCCGAATCCGCCGCCGTGTCCAGCGCCCGCAACGTGATCTCGTCGCCGCGGGTGGCGGCCAGCGCCAGATGTCTTGCCCGCAGCTCGGGTTCGTCGACGATCTCGGCGAGCCGGCGGTGCATCGACCGGCGGTCACCGGGCGCGGCCTGGGTGTAGACGCCTGTCGCCAACAGCGGATGGGCGAACCGGATCCGGTTGCCGTCGATCGCGACAATGCCCTTGCCCTCGGCGATCTCCAACAGCTCGACGAGCCGGTCGTCGTCGCCGGTCGTCGCTTTCGACACCAGTTCCACCGTGGGCACCGCCAGGCACGCGGCGGCGAGCAGCGCGTCGTGCACATGGGCATCGAGGCCGTCGAGCCGGGTACGTACCACGTCGGTCAGCGTTTGGGGCAGCGACGGATCGATGCCCGAGGCGCGTTCGTCGATCGAGCGGGCCAATTCGATTGCGTAGAACGGGTTTCCGCCCGACACCTGGTGGATCCGCCCGATCGTCGGGCGGGAGAACGGCCGTCGCAGCCGCGTCGACACTGCGGCATGCAGATCGTGAACGCTCAACGGGCTCAACCGGATTCGATGGACCGCCTCGGGCCGCGGCAGCTGTAGCCAGGCGGTGCCCGCGCCATCTACGGGGTCAGTCCGGAGGCTGGCCAGCAGTCCGATGCGCCCGGTGAGCCGGCGCGCCGCGAAAGCGAGCACATGCGCGCTCGACGGGTCGAGGCACTGCAGATCGTCGATGGCCAACAGGACGGGCCGCTCGTCGCAGAGTCGCTCGAGCACCGACAGGAATGCGGCGGCGACGGCACGCTGGTCGGTCACCGCATCGTTGTCCGCCCGCAGCAGCACCTGGTCGAGCGCGAGTCGTTGAGGTGTCGGCAGCTCGGCCCAGGAAGCTGTGTCGGCGTCGTCGAGCAGATCTGCCAGAGCGGTGTAGGCGAGCACCGATTCGGCGGCCGTCGCTCGCGTCGAGAGCACCCGGAAACCGCGCTGCTGCGCGTGCTCCACGGCAGCCGACCACAAGGTGGTCTTGCCGATTCCGGCCTCACCTTCGATCAGCAACGCCGACGGGCCGACATCCGCCGACTCCAGGAAGGTGACGACGGCGCGCAGGTGTGTCGACTGGCCGATCACGACGTCACAGCTGACTAGCGGTCGTCGTCTTTCACCTTGGCCATCGCTAGCACGTCGAGACGCTTGTCCAATTCTTCCTCGGACAACTTGTCGCCGATCAGTCCTCGGTCGATGACGGTCTGGCGGATGGTCTTCTTCTCCTTGAGCGCCTGCTTGGCGACGGCTGCTGCCTCCTCGTAGCCGATCGCCGAGTTCAGTGGCGTCACGATCGATGGCGACGATTCCGCCAGCTCGCGCAACCGCTCCTCGTTGGCCACCAAGCCGTCGATACAGCGTTCGGCGAACAGCTTCGAGGAGTTCGTCAGGATCTTGAACGACTCGAGGATGTTGCGGGCCATCATCGGGATGTAGACGTTGAGTTCGAAGGCGCCCGACGCGCCGCCGAACGCGATCGCGGCATCGTTGCCGATCACCTGCGCGGCCACCTGCGTGACCGCCTCGGGGATCACCGGGTTCACCTTGCCGGGCATGATCGAGCTGCCCGGTTGCAAATCCGGCAGCTGGATCTCGCCGAGACCGGTCAGCGGCCCCGAGCCCATCCACCGGATGTCGTTGGCGATCTTGGTCAGCGACACGGCGACGGTGCGCAGCGCACCGGATGCTTCCACCAGGCCGTCGCGGGCGGCCTGCGCCTCGAAATGGTTGGCCGCGACCCGTAATTCGGCCAGCCCGGTCTGCTCGCTGAGCACCGCGACGACGCGCTCGTCGAAATCGTCGGGCGCGTTCAGTCCGGTGCCGACCGCGGTGCCGCCGATGGCCAGCTCACCCAACCGCGGCAGCGTGGCCCGCACCCTTTCTATGCCCGCTTCGATCTGACGGGCGTAGCCGCTGAACTCCTGGCCCAGGGTCACCGGAACGGCGTCCATCAGATGGGTGCGACCGGACTTGACCACGGTGCGCCACTGCCGCGCCTTGGAGTCCAGCGACTCGTGCAGTACTTCTAGCGCCGGAATCAGGTGACGCACAGCGGCTTCCGTCGCGGCTATGTGTGTCGCGGTGGGGAAGGTGTCGTTCGACGACTGCGACATGTTCACGTCGTCGTTGGGGTGCACGGTCACGCCGTTGCGCGCCGCGATGCCCGCGATCACCTCGTTGGTGTTCATGTTCGAGCTGGTACCCGAACCGGTCTGGAAGACGTCGATGGGGAACTGGTCGTCGTGCCTGCCGTCGGCGATCTCACCGGCCGCGGCGATGATCGCGTCGGCCTTGTCCGCTGCCAGCAGGCCGAGGTCCTTGTTGACCTGCGCACAGGCGCCCTTCAGCAGGCCGAGAGCCCGGATCTGGGTGCGCTCGAGACCGCGGCCGGAAATCGGGAAGTTCTCCACCGCGCGCTGGGTCTGCGCGCGCCACAGCGCGTTGACCGGCACCCGGACCTCGCCCATGGTGTCATGCTCGACGCGGTACTCGACGTCTGAAGACGAGTCGACGCTCATATATGTCCTTACGTTCCTCGGAGATTTACGGCAGCGGGTAGACGGCGTTGCTGTCGCCGGTGAAATCGATCGCAGAGTATTCGCTGAGCTTGGACAACCGGTGGTACGCCTCGATCATCCGCACGGTGCCCGACTTCGACCGCATCACGATCGACTGGGTGGTGCAGCCACCGCTGTAGAAGTGGACGCCTTTGAGCAGGTCACCGTCGGTGACCCCGGTCGCGCAGAAGAACACGTTGTCGCCGGAGACCAGGTCCTCGGTGGTCAGCACGCGATCCAGGTCGTGGCCGCGGTCGAGGGCCTTCTGGCGCTCCTCGTCGTCCTTGGGCGCCAACTGCCCCTGGATCTCGCCGCCCATGCAGCGGATGGCGGCCGCGGCGATGATGCCTTCCGGTGTGCCGCCGATGCCGGCCAGCATGTCGGTGCTGGTGTTCGGGCGGCATGCTGAGATCGCGCCGGCGACATCGCCGTCGGTGATCAGGCGGCACCTCGCGCCGGCCTCCCGCACATCGGCGATCAGCTGCTGATGGCGGGGCCGGTCCAGGATGCAGACGGTCAGGTCGGAGACCGAGACGTTCTTGGCCTTGGCCACCTTGCGGATGTTTTCCCCGATCGGTGCGGTGATGTCGATCGCGTCGACGGCTTCGGGACCGACGGCGATCTTGCTCATGTAGAACACCGCCGACGGGTCGAACATGGTGCCGCGCTCGGATACCGCGAGCACCGAGATCGCGTTGGACAGGCCCTTGCTCATCAACGTGGTGCCGTCGATCGGGTCGACGGCGAAGTCGCACTCCGGGCCGTCGCCGTTGCCGACGTCCTCGCCGTTGTAGAGCATCGGGGCGTTGTCCTTCTCACCCTCGCCGATCACTACGACCCCGCGCATCGACACCGAGTTGACCAGTTCGCGCATGGCGTCGACGGCGGCGCCGTCGCCACCCTCCTTGTCGCCGCGGCCTACCCAGCGGCCGGCCGCCATCGCGCCGGCTTCGGTGACGCGGACGAGTTCGAGGGCGAGATTTCGATCGGGGGCTTCCCCGCGGGCCGGACTCATGCGCAGATTGTCCCATTAGACGGTCGGCCTGTGAGAGCTGGGATACTGGCGGCAATGGAAGAACAGCCCGAACCCCGCGCCCAGGTCGGCGCCCAACCGGCGCCGCACCCCAGGCCCGCCAAGTCGCGGCTGCTGCAGGACGGCCGGGACATGTTCTGGTCGATGGCACCGCTGGTGCTGGCCTGCATCGTTCTCGCAGGTCTGCTGGGCATGTGCTCGTTCCAGGCGGCCGGCCCGGGCCAGGGTCCGGTCCCGTCCTACGACGCAGCGGCCGCGCTGCAGGCCGACGCCGATGCGCTGAAGATTCCCATCCGAGTACCCGAACTGCCGGAGGGCTGGCAGTCCAACTCCGGTAGCCGCAAGGGCATCGACGGCGGGCGCACCGATCCCGCGTCCGGCCAGCCGGTCCGCGCGGTCAGCTCCACGGTCGGGTACCTGGCCCCGAGCGGGATGTACCTCAGCCTGACGCAGAGCAACGCCGACGAGGACAAGCTGGTCGGCTCGATCAACCCCGACGTGGTGCCGACCGGGGTGCAGGACGTCGACGGCGTGACGTGGGTGGTCTACGAGGGCGGCGACGGTGACGGCGAGCCTGCCGAACCGGTGTGGACGACGCGGCTGGCCGGTCCGACCGGGCCCGCCCAGGTCGCGCTGACCGGCGCCGCAGGTACCGACGAGTACCGTACGCTGGCGGCGGCGACGCAGACCGCATCGCCGCTACCCGCCAAGTAACGGACGGAGACGCCATGACCGCTCCGGATCCCGGTGTCGCCGGCGCGGCGGCTCCGGAAGCAGACCTCACCGGGTGGACCGTCGCACCGTTCTCCGCGGCCGGCTACACGCACGACGTCTACCGCAGAGGCGAAGGCCCGGGCGTCGTGCTGATCCCGGAGATGCCCGGCGCGCATCCCGGTGTGCTCGCGCTCGGTAATCACCTGGTCGACAACGGCTTCACAGTCGCGATTCCGTCGCTGTTCGGCACGCCGGGTGCACCCGCAATGCGGCCCGGTGCCGTGCCGGTGATGTTGCGCGGTTGTGTGGCACGGGAATTCGCGGGCCTGGCCACCAACGCCGACCGGCCCGTCGCCCACTACCTGCGCGCGCTGGCCCGCGACCTCAACGAGAAGACACCGGGCAAGGGCGTCGGCGTGATCGGCCAGTGCTTCACCGGTGGTTTCGCGCTGGCCGCGGCGGTCGACGACAGCGTGCTCGCGCCGGTGCTCAGCCAGCCGTCGCTACCGCTTCCGATCACCCCGAAGCAGCGCCGCGACCCGGGACTGTCCGAGGCCGAGCTCAAGATCGTCGAACGGCGCGCCGCCACCGACGGATTGTGCGCGCTGGGTTTGCGTTTCACCGAGGACCCGCTGGTGCCTGCGACGCGGTTCAAGACGCTCAAGGACCGGCTGGGCGACGC
This window harbors:
- a CDS encoding PhoH family protein — encoded protein: MTESAIRTYVLDTSVLLSDPWACTRFAEHEVVVPLVVISELEAKRHHHELGWFARQALRMFDDLRLEYGRLDQPIPVGAQGGSLHVELNHSDPTVLPAGFRTESNDARILTVAANLAAEGKHVTLVSKDIPLRVKAGAVGLSADEYHAQDVITSGWTGMAEVEVGVDDIDALFADGETDLESARNLPCHTGIRLLGGTSHALGRVTPEKRVQLVRGDREAFGLRGRSAEQRVALDLLLDESVGIVSLGGKAGTGKSALALCAGLEAVLERRTQRKVVVFRPLYAVGGQDLGYLPGSESEKMGPWAQAVFDTLEGLASPAVLEEVLARGMLEVLPLTHIRGRSLHDSFVIVDEAQSLERNVLLTVLSRLGAGSRVVLTHDVAQRDNLRVGRHDGVAAVIEKLKGHPLFAHITLLRSERSPIAALVTEMLEEISPGALP
- a CDS encoding helix-turn-helix transcriptional regulator, with product MIGQSTHLRAVVTFLESADVGPSALLIEGEAGIGKTTLWSAAVEHAQQRGFRVLSTRATAAESVLAYTALADLLDDADTASWAELPTPQRLALDQVLLRADNDAVTDQRAVAAAFLSVLERLCDERPVLLAIDDLQCLDPSSAHVLAFAARRLTGRIGLLASLRTDPVDGAGTAWLQLPRPEAVHRIRLSPLSVHDLHAAVSTRLRRPFSRPTIGRIHQVSGGNPFYAIELARSIDERASGIDPSLPQTLTDVVRTRLDGLDAHVHDALLAAACLAVPTVELVSKATTGDDDRLVELLEIAEGKGIVAIDGNRIRFAHPLLATGVYTQAAPGDRRSMHRRLAEIVDEPELRARHLALAATRGDEITLRALDTAADSARVRGAPAAAAELMDLAIGLGGDTPERRLRSALHHFDAGNSERAAAVLEEAIERLPSGALRAEALSRLAVVRLYGDGFIEGTRLLCDALDEDHDNRALRVQTLITLAYTLFHGNDLQKGVATAEEAVACAEGVDNPHLLGMALGMLAVMRFAAGQGYDDELLRRAVELEDPEAYTPLVFRPAVQHALLLEWTGRLDEAREELDKIRARCLEKGEEGEHVFVSQHVVMNAIWRGDFVWANLVAEHALEKARQIGGDTPQFLTQSLRAQLTAFAGQEDAARQAIDDALECARRTGAFRLAERVLAALGFLEVSLGNYRAAVDALQPMLSEFDPEKTPTELPNAAFLPDAIEALVQLDRLTEAEPLIAALENNGRRLDRQWMLAVGARSRAMLLAARGDLDGAHDAARQAMTAHEELPMPFERGRTLLTLGRLERRQRRKESASAHLQEAAEIFERLNIPLWAARTRAELSLASVGRHGTGELTPSEQRVAELAASGMKNRDVAAALFISPKTVEANLARIYRKLGIRSRAELGRHLGRPQAPETTAGA
- a CDS encoding class II fumarate hydratase — its product is MSVDSSSDVEYRVEHDTMGEVRVPVNALWRAQTQRAVENFPISGRGLERTQIRALGLLKGACAQVNKDLGLLAADKADAIIAAAGEIADGRHDDQFPIDVFQTGSGTSSNMNTNEVIAGIAARNGVTVHPNDDVNMSQSSNDTFPTATHIAATEAAVRHLIPALEVLHESLDSKARQWRTVVKSGRTHLMDAVPVTLGQEFSGYARQIEAGIERVRATLPRLGELAIGGTAVGTGLNAPDDFDERVVAVLSEQTGLAELRVAANHFEAQAARDGLVEASGALRTVAVSLTKIANDIRWMGSGPLTGLGEIQLPDLQPGSSIMPGKVNPVIPEAVTQVAAQVIGNDAAIAFGGASGAFELNVYIPMMARNILESFKILTNSSKLFAERCIDGLVANEERLRELAESSPSIVTPLNSAIGYEEAAAVAKQALKEKKTIRQTVIDRGLIGDKLSEEELDKRLDVLAMAKVKDDDR
- the glpX gene encoding class II fructose-bisphosphatase; protein product: MSPARGEAPDRNLALELVRVTEAGAMAAGRWVGRGDKEGGDGAAVDAMRELVNSVSMRGVVVIGEGEKDNAPMLYNGEDVGNGDGPECDFAVDPIDGTTLMSKGLSNAISVLAVSERGTMFDPSAVFYMSKIAVGPEAVDAIDITAPIGENIRKVAKAKNVSVSDLTVCILDRPRHQQLIADVREAGARCRLITDGDVAGAISACRPNTSTDMLAGIGGTPEGIIAAAAIRCMGGEIQGQLAPKDDEERQKALDRGHDLDRVLTTEDLVSGDNVFFCATGVTDGDLLKGVHFYSGGCTTQSIVMRSKSGTVRMIEAYHRLSKLSEYSAIDFTGDSNAVYPLP
- a CDS encoding DUF4245 domain-containing protein — translated: MEEQPEPRAQVGAQPAPHPRPAKSRLLQDGRDMFWSMAPLVLACIVLAGLLGMCSFQAAGPGQGPVPSYDAAAALQADADALKIPIRVPELPEGWQSNSGSRKGIDGGRTDPASGQPVRAVSSTVGYLAPSGMYLSLTQSNADEDKLVGSINPDVVPTGVQDVDGVTWVVYEGGDGDGEPAEPVWTTRLAGPTGPAQVALTGAAGTDEYRTLAAATQTASPLPAK
- a CDS encoding dienelactone hydrolase family protein, with the translated sequence MTAPDPGVAGAAAPEADLTGWTVAPFSAAGYTHDVYRRGEGPGVVLIPEMPGAHPGVLALGNHLVDNGFTVAIPSLFGTPGAPAMRPGAVPVMLRGCVAREFAGLATNADRPVAHYLRALARDLNEKTPGKGVGVIGQCFTGGFALAAAVDDSVLAPVLSQPSLPLPITPKQRRDPGLSEAELKIVERRAATDGLCALGLRFTEDPLVPATRFKTLKDRLGDAFEVIEIDSRKGNEHGFTKMAHSVLTRELRQRDGHPTDAALKRVIAFLTERLT